From the Helicobacter pylori genome, one window contains:
- a CDS encoding SprT family zinc-dependent metalloprotease: MNAYCLTLNNTNIAIEKKDIKHLHISVCPPDGSVHVSCPLALNDESLRLSLIKRLPWIKEQQQNFLNQNRQSQRGMLERESHYLFGKRYLLKIEHTIKKHFVLQSPKYLILHVHQKTSLENRLKVLENYYRQVLREKIQTYINQYEKILNESIQGFKIQKMKRIWGSCNTTKRTLLFNLELAKAPRKGIEYVVVHELLHFKARHHNEYFRDLLSLYLPDWQRAKASLKETYLEYS, from the coding sequence ATGAACGCTTATTGTTTGACTTTAAATAATACCAACATCGCTATAGAAAAAAAGGATATTAAGCATTTGCACATTAGCGTTTGCCCGCCTGATGGCTCTGTGCATGTGTCTTGCCCCCTAGCTTTAAACGATGAGAGTCTTAGGCTTTCTTTGATTAAAAGGCTCCCTTGGATAAAAGAACAGCAACAAAATTTTTTAAACCAAAACAGACAGAGCCAAAGAGGAATGCTAGAGAGAGAAAGCCACTATCTTTTTGGGAAACGCTATTTGTTAAAGATTGAACACACTATAAAAAAACACTTCGTCCTCCAAAGCCCTAAATATTTAATCTTGCATGTCCATCAAAAGACAAGCTTAGAAAACCGCTTAAAAGTGTTAGAAAACTACTATAGACAAGTTTTAAGAGAAAAAATACAAACCTATATCAACCAATACGAAAAGATTTTAAACGAAAGCATACAAGGCTTTAAAATCCAAAAAATGAAACGGATATGGGGGAGTTGCAACACAACTAAACGCACCCTACTTTTTAACTTGGAATTGGCTAAAGCGCCTAGAAAGGGCATTGAATATGTGGTTGTGCATGAATTATTGCATTTCAAAGCGCGCCACCATAACGAATATTTTAGGGATTTGCTGAGTTTGTATTTGCCTGATTGGCAAAGGGCTAAGGCCAGCCTCAAAGAAACTTATTTGGAATATTCTTAA